The stretch of DNA CGTGTGGGCAGCGGCGCGTTCACCCCTCCTTCCAGTTTCGCCGTGAGGAGGACGCGGAGAAGGCCGTGATCGACCTGAACAACCGCTGGTTCAACGGGCAGCCGATCCACGCCGAGCTGTCCCCGGTGACGGACTTCCGGGAGGCGTGCTGCCGCCAGTACGAGATGGGGTGAGTGGCGGGGCCTGGGGGAGCCCgggaggggggccggggggcggCACGCGGCATGGCGGCCTCTGCTTCCCCCCAGGGAGTGCACGCGGGGCGGCTTCTGCAACTTCATGCACCTGAAGCCCATCTCCAGGGAGCTGCGGCGGGAGCTGTACGGGCGCCGGCGCAAGAAGTGAGTCCCGGGGCGCGGGCGCgcgtgctgggggcggggggccgggtCGCCGTGGAGGACGCGGTGAGTGTCTTAGGATCTGAAGATGTGCTCTTAGAGGGACGTCCCGCCCACGCACTCACCGTCTCACGGACCTTGGTGCGCATGTGAGGGAACCAGTGAGTGGGGAGCCCTTGGTGCCGGGTTCGTGAGCCCAGTGTCTCGTCCCCGCAGGCAGTGTGACTTCCTGGGCGTCCGTGGGGCTTCTGGGCTTTATGGGTTTGGGCAGGTTCCTTTGGCTTCCTTTCGTGGGGAGACCATGGGCCGAAGGGAGCATAGTCCCTGCCGCTCATGGTGTCTGCGTTAAGGCCGGGCTGTCCCCGAACAGGACACCGGGAGAGGCCCGAGGGGTCGG from Suricata suricatta isolate VVHF042 unplaced genomic scaffold, meerkat_22Aug2017_6uvM2_HiC HiC_scaffold_26359, whole genome shotgun sequence encodes:
- the LOC115284924 gene encoding splicing factor U2AF 35 kDa subunit-like, translated to GQRRVHPSFQFRREEDAEKAVIDLNNRWFNGQPIHAELSPVTDFREACCRQYEMGECTRGGFCNFMHLKPISRELRRELYGRRRKK